The following are from one region of the Staphylococcus argenteus genome:
- the phoU gene encoding phosphate signaling complex protein PhoU, translating into MAIIRQRYQEQLDDLIKELRRLGANVYVSIENGIKSLSIDDRSFARQTVKNDKHINQLNYDINERVIMLITKQQPIASDLRMMISSLKIASDLERIGDNAASIANVRLRTKITDDYVLTRLKTMGKLAMLMLKDLDQAFKKKDTVLIREIIERDQDIDDLYSHIINATYLIDNDPFVAAQAHLAARHLERIGDHIINIAESVYFYLTGTHYEQ; encoded by the coding sequence ATGGCAATTATTAGACAACGATATCAGGAGCAACTTGATGATTTAATAAAAGAATTACGTCGATTAGGTGCAAATGTCTATGTGAGTATTGAAAATGGTATAAAGTCATTAAGTATAGATGATAGAAGTTTTGCACGACAAACAGTTAAAAATGATAAACATATCAATCAATTAAATTATGATATTAATGAACGAGTGATTATGCTCATTACGAAGCAACAGCCCATTGCGAGTGATTTGCGCATGATGATTTCTTCATTAAAAATCGCTTCAGATTTAGAGAGAATAGGTGATAATGCAGCGAGTATTGCGAATGTTCGCTTGCGTACAAAAATTACCGACGATTATGTATTAACCCGTTTAAAAACAATGGGAAAATTAGCAATGTTAATGTTAAAAGATTTAGACCAAGCATTTAAAAAGAAAGACACAGTATTAATTAGAGAAATTATAGAACGAGATCAAGACATTGATGACTTATATAGTCATATTATTAACGCAACGTATCTTATTGATAATGATCCATTTGTTGCAGCTCAAGCTCATTTAGCAGCAAGACATTTAGAACGTATTGGTGATCATATTATTAACATCGCTGAAAGTGTCTATTTTTATTTAACAGGTACACATTACGAACAATAA
- the pstB gene encoding phosphate ABC transporter ATP-binding protein PstB, translating into MAQTLAQTKQISQSHTFGSSQSHHTAKRDANSHPIIYSTQNLDLWYGDNHALQNINLDIYENQITAIIGPSGCGKSTYIKTLNRMVELVPSVKTAGKILYRDQDIFDQKYSKEQLRTNVGMVFQQPNPFPKSIYDNITYGPKIHGIKNKKILDEIVEKSLRGAAIWDELKDRLHTNAYSLSGGQQQRVCIARCLAIEPEVILMDEPTSALDPISTLRVEELVQELKENYTIIMVTHNMQQAARVSDKTAFFLNGYVNEYDDTDKIFSNPSNKKTEDYISGRFG; encoded by the coding sequence ATGGCGCAAACACTTGCACAAACTAAACAAATATCTCAAAGTCATACATTTGGCAGCTCGCAAAGTCATCATACAGCAAAACGAGATGCCAATTCTCATCCAATTATTTATTCGACTCAAAATTTAGACTTATGGTATGGAGATAATCATGCATTGCAAAATATTAATTTAGATATTTATGAAAATCAAATAACTGCAATCATTGGACCATCTGGTTGTGGAAAATCAACATATATCAAAACGCTAAATCGAATGGTTGAGTTAGTGCCATCAGTCAAAACAGCTGGTAAAATATTGTATCGTGATCAAGATATTTTTGACCAAAAGTATTCAAAGGAACAATTACGTACTAATGTAGGTATGGTATTCCAACAACCAAATCCATTTCCGAAATCAATATACGATAATATTACTTATGGTCCTAAGATTCACGGTATTAAAAATAAAAAAATTCTTGATGAAATTGTTGAGAAATCTTTACGTGGTGCAGCAATTTGGGATGAATTAAAAGATAGGTTGCACACGAATGCATATAGTTTATCCGGCGGGCAACAACAACGTGTTTGTATCGCGCGTTGTTTAGCAATTGAACCTGAAGTAATTTTAATGGATGAACCGACATCAGCCCTAGATCCAATTTCTACATTAAGGGTAGAAGAGTTGGTTCAAGAATTAAAAGAAAACTATACGATTATTATGGTTACACATAATATGCAACAAGCTGCTCGTGTATCGGATAAAACTGCATTTTTCTTAAATGGATATGTCAATGAATATGATGATACAGATAAAATTTTCTCTAATCCATCAAATAAGAAGACAGAAGATTATATTTCAGGAAGGTTTGGTTGA
- the pstA gene encoding phosphate ABC transporter permease PstA — protein sequence MATTDSNKQSLVDQQLVQRHLSSRTIKNKVFKLIFLACTLLGLVVLITLLTQTLIKGVSHLNLQFFTNFSSSTPSMAGIKGALIGSLWLMLSIIPLSIILGIGTAIYLEEYAKNNKFTQFIKISISNLAGVPSVVFGLLGYTLFVGGAGIEALKMGNSILAAALTMTLLILPIIIVSSQEAIRAVPNSVREASYGLGANKWQTIRRVVLPAALPGILTGFILSLSRALGETAPLVLIGIPTILLALPNSILDQFSALPIQIFTWAKMPQEEFQNVASAGIIVLLVILILMNGVAIILRNKFSKKF from the coding sequence ATGGCAACGACAGATAGTAACAAACAATCACTCGTCGATCAACAGTTAGTCCAAAGGCATTTATCATCGAGAACAATTAAAAATAAAGTGTTCAAATTAATATTTTTAGCTTGTACATTGTTAGGGCTTGTCGTACTTATTACATTGTTAACTCAAACATTGATTAAAGGGGTAAGTCATTTAAATTTACAATTTTTCACTAACTTTTCTTCTTCAACACCATCCATGGCTGGTATTAAAGGGGCGTTAATCGGTTCACTTTGGTTAATGTTAAGTATCATACCACTATCAATTATTTTAGGAATAGGTACGGCAATATACTTAGAAGAATATGCGAAAAATAATAAATTTACTCAATTTATCAAAATCAGTATTTCAAATTTAGCTGGTGTACCATCAGTTGTGTTTGGTTTACTAGGTTATACATTGTTTGTAGGTGGTGCTGGTATCGAAGCTTTAAAAATGGGCAACAGCATATTGGCTGCAGCACTTACAATGACTTTGCTGATTTTGCCAATTATTATTGTTTCAAGTCAAGAAGCGATTAGAGCAGTACCCAATTCTGTTCGTGAAGCATCATATGGTTTAGGCGCGAACAAGTGGCAAACAATAAGACGTGTTGTATTACCAGCTGCATTACCAGGAATATTAACTGGATTCATTTTATCTTTATCACGTGCACTAGGGGAAACAGCGCCACTTGTACTTATTGGTATACCAACTATTTTATTAGCGCTACCAAATAGTATTTTAGATCAATTTTCAGCATTACCTATCCAAATTTTCACATGGGCTAAAATGCCACAAGAAGAATTCCAAAATGTTGCATCAGCAGGAATTATTGTTTTACTAGTGATTTTAATCTTAATGAATGGTGTTGCGATTATTTTACGTAACAAATTTAGTAAAAAATTCTAA
- the pstC gene encoding phosphate ABC transporter permease subunit PstC, producing MTSSTNIKALIEKNNSKKGKHNDKIIPVILAAISAVSILTTLGILITLLLETITFFTRIPITEFLFSTTWNPTGSNPKFGIWALIIGTLKITVIATVFAVPVGLGAAIYLSEYASDRSRRIIKPILEILAGIPTIVFGFFALTFVTPVLRTIIPGLGEFNAISPGLVVGIMIVPLITSLSEDAMASVPKKIREGAYGLGATKFEVATRVVLPAATSGIVASIVLAISRAIGETMIVSLAAGSSPTSSLSLTSSIQTMTGYIVEIATGDATFGSNIYYSIYAVGFTLFIFTLIMNLLSQWISKRFREEY from the coding sequence ATGACTTCATCTACTAATATCAAAGCTTTAATCGAAAAAAACAATAGCAAAAAAGGGAAGCATAATGACAAAATTATACCAGTTATTTTAGCTGCTATATCAGCAGTATCTATATTGACAACACTTGGTATTTTAATCACTTTACTTTTAGAAACAATCACTTTTTTTACAAGAATTCCAATAACAGAGTTTTTATTTTCAACGACATGGAACCCTACAGGCTCTAATCCCAAATTCGGGATTTGGGCACTCATAATAGGGACATTAAAAATTACTGTTATTGCAACAGTGTTTGCTGTACCTGTTGGTTTAGGTGCTGCCATTTATTTAAGTGAATATGCAAGCGATCGTTCACGTCGAATAATTAAGCCGATATTAGAAATTCTTGCAGGTATTCCAACAATCGTATTTGGTTTCTTCGCTTTAACATTTGTCACACCGGTATTAAGAACTATTATACCTGGATTGGGTGAATTTAATGCAATTAGTCCTGGTCTAGTTGTTGGTATCATGATTGTTCCGCTTATTACCAGCTTAAGTGAGGATGCAATGGCATCTGTACCTAAAAAAATCCGCGAAGGTGCTTATGGTCTTGGTGCAACTAAGTTTGAAGTAGCAACAAGAGTCGTACTTCCCGCAGCAACATCAGGTATTGTAGCTTCAATTGTTTTGGCAATATCAAGAGCCATTGGAGAAACGATGATTGTATCTTTAGCAGCAGGTAGTTCTCCAACTTCATCATTAAGTTTAACAAGTTCAATACAGACTATGACGGGATACATTGTTGAAATAGCGACAGGCGATGCAACTTTCGGATCGAATATCTATTACAGTATCTATGCTGTTGGTTTCACGCTATTTATTTTCACATTAATCATGAATTTACTTTCTCAATGGATTTCGAAACGTTTTAGAGAGGAGTATTAA
- a CDS encoding phosphate ABC transporter substrate-binding protein PstS translates to MKKWQFVGTTALGATLLLGACGGGNGGSGNSDLKGEAKGDGSSTVAPIIEKLNEKWAQDHSDAKISAGQAGTGAGFQKFIAGDIDFADASRPIKDEEKQKLQDKNIKYKEFKIAQDGVTVAVNKENDFVDELDKQQLKAIYSGKAKTWKDVNSKWPDKKINAVSPNSSHGTYDFFENEVMNKEDIKAEKNADTNAIVSSVTKNKEGIGYFGYNFYVQNKDKLKEVKIKDENGKATEPTKKTIQDNSYALSRPLFIYVNEKALKENKVMSEFIKFVLEDKGKSAEDAGYVAAPEKDYKSQLDDLKAFIDKNQKSDDKKSDDKK, encoded by the coding sequence ATGAAAAAATGGCAATTTGTTGGTACTACAGCTTTAGGTGCAACACTATTATTAGGCGCTTGTGGTGGCGGTAATGGTGGTAGTGGTAATAGCGATTTAAAAGGGGAAGCAAAAGGTGATGGATCATCAACAGTAGCACCAATTATTGAAAAATTAAATGAAAAATGGGCTCAAGATCACTCAGATGCTAAAATCTCAGCAGGACAAGCTGGTACTGGTGCTGGTTTCCAAAAATTCATTGCAGGAGATATCGACTTTGCTGATGCTTCAAGACCAATTAAAGATGAAGAGAAACAAAAATTACAAGATAAAAATATTAAATACAAAGAGTTTAAAATTGCACAAGATGGTGTAACGGTTGCAGTTAACAAAGAAAATGACTTTGTTGATGAATTAGACAAACAGCAACTTAAAGCAATTTACTCTGGAAAAGCAAAAACATGGAAAGATGTAAATAGTAAATGGCCAGATAAAAAAATAAATGCAGTGTCGCCTAACTCAAGTCATGGTACTTATGATTTCTTCGAAAATGAAGTAATGAATAAAGAAGATATTAAAGCAGAGAAAAATGCTGATACAAATGCAATCGTTTCTTCTGTAACAAAAAATAAAGAAGGTATCGGTTACTTTGGCTATAACTTCTATGTGCAAAACAAAGATAAATTAAAAGAAGTAAAAATTAAAGATGAAAACGGCAAAGCAACAGAACCAACGAAAAAAACAATTCAAGATAATTCATATGCATTAAGTAGACCATTATTCATTTATGTGAATGAAAAAGCATTAAAAGAAAATAAAGTAATGTCTGAATTTATCAAATTTGTCTTAGAAGATAAAGGTAAATCTGCAGAAGATGCAGGCTATGTAGCGGCACCAGAAAAAGATTATAAATCTCAATTAGATGATTTAAAGGCATTTATTGATAAAAACCAAAAATCTGACGACAAAAAGTCAGACGATAAAAAATAA
- the cvfB gene encoding RNA-binding virulence regulatory protein CvfB: MALDKDIVGSIEFLEVVGLQGSTYLLKGPNGENVKLNQSEMNDDDELEVGEEYSFFIYPNRSGELFATQNMPDITKDKYDFAKVLKTDRDGARIDVGLPREVLVPWEDLPKVKSLWPQPGDHLLVTLRIDRENHMYGRLASESVVENMFTPVHDDNLKNEVIEAKPYRVLRIGSFLLSESGYKIFVHESERKAEPRLGESVQVRIIGHNDKGELNGSFLPLAHERLDDDGQVIFDLLVEYDGELPFWDKSSPEAIKEVFNMSKGSFKRAIGHLYKQKIINIETGKITLTKKGWSRIDSKE; this comes from the coding sequence ATGGCATTAGACAAAGATATAGTAGGTTCTATAGAATTCCTTGAAGTAGTAGGGTTACAAGGCTCAACTTACCTTTTAAAAGGACCAAATGGTGAAAACGTTAAATTAAACCAATCAGAAATGAACGATGATGATGAATTAGAAGTAGGTGAAGAATATAGTTTCTTCATTTATCCAAACCGTTCAGGTGAATTATTTGCAACTCAAAATATGCCTGATATTACGAAAGATAAATATGATTTTGCTAAAGTACTTAAAACGGATCGCGATGGAGCACGCATAGATGTCGGATTACCTCGTGAAGTTTTAGTACCATGGGAAGACTTACCAAAAGTGAAATCACTATGGCCACAACCAGGAGATCATTTGCTAGTTACATTACGAATTGATCGTGAAAATCATATGTATGGGCGTTTAGCAAGTGAATCTGTAGTAGAAAACATGTTTACACCTGTACACGATGATAATTTAAAAAATGAAGTTATTGAAGCCAAACCATACCGCGTATTACGAATTGGAAGCTTCTTATTAAGCGAATCAGGTTACAAAATTTTTGTACATGAATCAGAACGTAAAGCGGAACCGCGATTAGGTGAATCTGTTCAAGTTAGAATTATTGGACATAACGATAAAGGTGAGCTAAACGGTTCATTTTTACCACTTGCGCATGAACGTTTAGACGATGACGGCCAAGTCATCTTTGATTTACTAGTTGAATATGATGGTGAATTACCTTTCTGGGACAAATCAAGCCCTGAAGCAATTAAAGAAGTATTTAATATGAGTAAAGGTTCATTCAAACGTGCAATCGGCCACTTATATAAACAGAAGATTATTAATATAGAAACAGGTAAAATCACTTTAACTAAAAAAGGTTGGAGTCGAATTGACTCAAAAGAATAA
- a CDS encoding ABC-F family ATP-binding cassette domain-containing protein, with amino-acid sequence MLQVTDVSLRFGDRKLFEDVNIKFTEGNCYGLIGANGAGKSTFLKILSGELDSQTGHVSLGKNERLAVLKQDHYAYEDERVLDVVIKGHERLYEVMKEKDEIYMKPDFSDEDGIRAAELEGEFAEMNGWNAEADAANLLSGLGIDPTLHDKKMAELENNQKIKVLLAQSLFGEPDVLLLDEPTNGLDIPAISWLEDFLINFDNTVIVVSHDRHFLNNVCTHIADLDFGKIKVYVGNYDFWYQSSQLAQKMAQEQNKKKEEKMKELQDFIARFSANASKSKQATSRKKQLEKIELDDIQPSSRRYPFVKFTPEREIGNDLLIVQNLSKTIDGEKVLDNVSFTMNPNDKAILIGDSEIAKTTLLKILAGEMEPDEGSYKWGVTTSLSYFPKDNSEFFEGVNMNLVDWLRQYAPEDEQTETFLRGFLGRMLFSGEEVKKKASVLSGGEKVRCMLSKMMLSSANVLLLDEPTNHLDLESITAVNDGLKSFKGSIIFTSYDFEFINTIANRVIDLNKQGGVSKEIPYEEYLQEIGVLK; translated from the coding sequence ATGTTACAAGTAACTGATGTCAGTTTGCGTTTTGGAGATCGTAAACTATTTGAAGATGTAAATATTAAATTTACAGAAGGTAATTGTTATGGATTAATTGGTGCGAATGGTGCAGGTAAATCAACATTCTTAAAAATATTATCTGGAGAATTAGATTCTCAAACAGGTCACGTTTCATTAGGTAAAAATGAACGTCTAGCTGTTTTAAAACAGGACCACTATGCTTATGAAGATGAACGCGTGCTAGATGTTGTAATCAAAGGTCATGAACGTCTTTATGAAGTTATGAAAGAAAAAGATGAAATTTATATGAAACCAGATTTCAGTGATGAAGACGGAATTCGTGCTGCTGAACTTGAAGGCGAATTTGCAGAAATGAATGGTTGGAATGCTGAAGCTGATGCAGCTAACCTTTTATCTGGTTTAGGTATTGACCCAACTTTACATGACAAAAAAATGGCTGAATTAGAAAACAATCAAAAAATCAAAGTATTATTAGCGCAAAGTTTATTCGGTGAACCAGACGTTCTTTTACTAGATGAGCCTACAAACGGACTTGATATACCGGCAATCAGTTGGTTAGAAGATTTCTTAATAAACTTCGATAATACTGTTATCGTAGTATCACATGACCGTCATTTCTTAAATAACGTATGTACTCATATCGCTGATTTAGACTTTGGTAAAATTAAAGTTTATGTTGGCAACTATGATTTTTGGTATCAATCTAGCCAGTTAGCACAAAAGATGGCTCAAGAACAAAACAAGAAAAAAGAAGAAAAAATGAAAGAGTTACAAGACTTTATTGCACGTTTCTCAGCTAATGCTTCTAAATCAAAACAAGCAACAAGTCGTAAAAAACAACTTGAAAAAATTGAATTAGATGATATTCAACCATCATCAAGAAGATATCCTTTCGTTAAATTTACACCTGAGCGTGAAATCGGTAATGATTTATTAATCGTTCAAAACCTTTCTAAAACAATCGACGGTGAAAAAGTATTAGATAATGTTTCATTTACAATGAATCCAAATGATAAAGCAATTTTAATTGGAGATAGTGAAATTGCGAAAACAACTTTGCTTAAAATATTAGCAGGTGAAATGGAACCAGATGAAGGTTCTTATAAATGGGGTGTCACTACATCATTAAGTTACTTCCCTAAAGATAACTCAGAATTCTTTGAAGGTGTAAATATGAACCTTGTAGATTGGTTGAGACAATATGCGCCTGAAGATGAACAAACTGAAACATTTTTACGTGGTTTCTTAGGTCGTATGTTATTTAGTGGTGAAGAAGTTAAGAAAAAAGCCAGTGTTCTTTCAGGTGGAGAAAAAGTTCGTTGTATGCTAAGTAAAATGATGTTATCAAGTGCAAACGTTCTTTTACTTGATGAACCGACAAACCATTTAGACTTAGAAAGTATTACTGCTGTCAATGATGGTCTTAAATCGTTTAAAGGTTCTATTATCTTTACTTCATATGACTTTGAATTTATCAATACTATCGCAAACCGTGTTATCGATTTAAATAAACAAGGTGGCGTTTCAAAAGAAATTCCTTATGAAGAATACTTGCAGGAAATTGGCGTTCTTAAATAA
- a CDS encoding aspartate kinase — MVTRSVLKFGGSSVSDFTKIKNIAEMLKSRVSQDEQLIVVVSAMGNTTDQLMTNVSTLTKAPKQQELALLLTTGEQQTVSYLSMVLNDIGVRAKAMTGYQAGIKTIGHHLKSKIAQINPQTFEHAFQDNDILVIAGFQGINEHQELTTLGRGGSDTTAVALAVSNQIPCEIYTDVDGVYATDPRLLPKAKRLDVVSYEEMMEMSALGAGVLETRSVELAKNYNIPIYLGKTLSNTKGTWIMSNEEILEKKAVTGVALDKHMMHVTISYPLPDNKLLTQLFTELEEGSVNVDMISQIVNLEGLQLSFTIKDSDYQQISMILETLQKQFEALAYKINEHYVKISLIGSGMRDMSGVASQAFLTLIENNIPFYQTTTSEISISYVIDNFNGQLAVEKLYDAFNI; from the coding sequence ATGGTGACAAGAAGTGTGTTAAAATTTGGCGGATCATCCGTCAGTGATTTTACAAAAATAAAAAATATAGCCGAAATGTTAAAATCACGAGTAAGTCAAGACGAACAACTCATCGTCGTTGTAAGTGCTATGGGTAATACAACCGATCAATTGATGACGAATGTATCGACATTAACGAAAGCACCAAAACAGCAGGAGCTTGCGCTACTATTAACAACTGGCGAGCAACAAACAGTCTCTTATTTATCGATGGTATTAAATGATATCGGTGTCAGAGCAAAAGCTATGACTGGCTATCAGGCGGGTATTAAAACAATTGGTCATCATTTAAAAAGCAAAATTGCTCAAATTAATCCTCAAACATTTGAACATGCCTTTCAAGATAATGATATTTTAGTCATTGCAGGATTTCAAGGTATCAATGAGCATCAAGAATTAACGACCTTAGGTAGAGGTGGTTCTGATACGACAGCAGTGGCACTTGCAGTCAGCAATCAAATTCCATGCGAAATCTATACAGATGTTGATGGCGTATACGCAACTGACCCTAGATTATTGCCAAAAGCAAAACGACTCGACGTTGTATCATATGAAGAAATGATGGAAATGAGTGCTCTAGGTGCAGGTGTTCTTGAAACTAGAAGTGTTGAATTAGCTAAAAATTATAATATCCCCATTTATTTAGGGAAAACATTATCAAATACGAAAGGAACATGGATTATGTCAAATGAAGAAATATTAGAGAAAAAAGCAGTGACAGGTGTGGCATTAGACAAACATATGATGCATGTCACGATTAGCTATCCCCTGCCCGACAATAAATTGCTCACACAATTATTTACAGAACTTGAAGAGGGATCAGTAAATGTAGATATGATTTCACAAATCGTAAATTTAGAAGGATTACAATTATCTTTTACAATTAAAGATAGTGATTACCAACAAATTTCAATGATTCTAGAAACTTTGCAAAAGCAATTTGAAGCATTAGCTTATAAAATCAATGAGCACTATGTCAAAATTTCATTAATCGGTTCTGGAATGAGAGATATGTCAGGTGTTGCATCACAAGCATTTTTAACATTGATTGAAAATAACATACCATTTTACCAAACAACAACCTCAGAAATTAGTATTTCATATGTTATCGATAATTTTAATGGTCAATTAGCAGTAGAAAAACTATATGACGCATTTAATATTTAA
- a CDS encoding aspartate-semialdehyde dehydrogenase: MTKLAVVGATGLVGTKMLETLNRKNIPFDELVLFSSARSAGQDIEFQGKTYTVQELTDDRASEHFDYVLMSAGGGTSEHFAPLFEKAGAIVIDNSSQWRMAKDIDLIVPEVNEPTFTRGIIANPNCSTIQSVVPLKILQDAYGLKRVAYTTYQAVSGLGMKGKKDLAEGVNGKAPEAYPHPIYNNVLPHIDVFLENGYTKEEQKMIDETRKILNAPDLKVTATCARVPVQDSHSVEIDVTLDKETTAEDIKALFDQDARVVLVDNPENNEYPMAINSTNKDEVFVGRIRRDDSLDNTFHVWCTSDNLLKGAALNAVQVLEQVMRLKGAN, from the coding sequence ATGACAAAATTAGCAGTAGTTGGTGCGACAGGATTAGTAGGTACTAAAATGTTAGAAACTTTAAATCGTAAAAATATTCCTTTCGATGAATTAGTGTTATTTTCATCAGCACGTTCTGCAGGGCAAGATATTGAATTTCAAGGAAAAACATATACAGTTCAAGAGTTGACTGATGATCGTGCAAGTGAACATTTCGATTATGTTTTAATGAGTGCTGGTGGCGGAACAAGTGAACATTTCGCCCCACTATTCGAAAAAGCTGGAGCAATCGTTATTGACAATTCGAGTCAATGGCGTATGGCAAAGGATATAGATTTAATTGTACCAGAGGTCAATGAACCAACATTTACAAGAGGCATTATTGCAAATCCAAACTGTTCAACAATACAATCTGTTGTTCCATTAAAAATATTACAAGATGCATATGGTTTAAAACGCGTTGCATATACAACGTATCAAGCAGTTTCAGGTTTAGGAATGAAAGGTAAAAAAGATTTAGCTGAGGGCGTAAATGGTAAAGCTCCTGAAGCATATCCACATCCAATTTATAATAACGTATTACCTCATATTGATGTTTTCTTAGAAAATGGGTATACAAAAGAAGAACAAAAAATGATTGATGAAACTAGAAAAATCTTAAATGCGCCAGATTTAAAAGTAACTGCAACATGTGCACGTGTCCCGGTTCAAGATAGCCATAGTGTTGAAATTGATGTAACACTTGATAAAGAAACAACAGCAGAAGATATTAAAGCATTATTTGATCAAGATGCACGTGTTGTATTAGTAGACAACCCAGAAAATAACGAATATCCAATGGCTATTAATTCTACAAATAAAGATGAGGTATTTGTTGGACGTATTCGTCGAGATGATTCATTGGATAATACCTTCCATGTATGGTGTACATCAGATAATTTATTAAAAGGTGCTGCATTAAATGCCGTACAAGTATTGGAACAAGTCATGCGTTTAAAAGGAGCGAATTAA
- the dapA gene encoding 4-hydroxy-tetrahydrodipicolinate synthase, which produces MTHLFEGVGVALTTPFTNNKVNLEALKAHVNFLLENNTQAIIVNGTTAESPTLTTEEKELTLKTVIDLVDKRIPVIAGTGTNDTEKSIHASLQAKALGADAIMLITPYYNKTNQRGLIKHFETIANSVELPVILYNVPSRTNMTIDPETVETLSHHPYIVALKDATNDFDYLEEVQKRINTNTFALYSGNDDNVVEYYRRGGKGVISVIANVIPKEFQALYDAQQSGKDIQNQFKPVSTLLSALSVDINPIPIKALTSYLGFGEYELRLPLITLDEADTKVLRDAYDTYKAGENE; this is translated from the coding sequence ATGACACATTTATTTGAGGGTGTTGGCGTTGCACTTACAACCCCTTTCACAAATAACAAAGTTAACCTTGAAGCTTTAAAAGCACACGTTAATTTTTTACTAGAAAATAATACGCAAGCAATTATTGTTAATGGTACGACAGCAGAGAGTCCGACACTGACGACTGAGGAAAAAGAATTAACCTTAAAGACAGTCATTGATCTTGTGGATAAACGAATCCCTGTCATAGCTGGAACTGGTACGAATGATACTGAAAAATCAATACATGCATCACTACAAGCAAAAGCATTAGGTGCTGATGCAATCATGTTAATTACACCCTACTACAATAAAACGAATCAACGTGGATTAATTAAACATTTTGAAACCATTGCAAATTCAGTTGAGTTGCCAGTCATTTTATATAATGTGCCATCAAGAACAAATATGACAATCGATCCAGAAACGGTAGAAACATTAAGTCATCATCCTTATATTGTAGCTTTAAAAGATGCTACTAATGATTTTGACTATTTAGAAGAAGTGCAAAAACGAATTAATACAAATACATTTGCACTATATAGTGGTAACGATGACAATGTTGTCGAATATTATCGACGTGGCGGTAAAGGGGTAATTTCTGTCATTGCAAATGTAATTCCTAAAGAATTTCAAGCGTTATACGATGCTCAACAAAGTGGTAAAGATATTCAAAATCAATTTAAACCTGTCAGTACATTACTATCAGCCCTATCAGTTGATATTAATCCAATTCCAATTAAAGCTTTAACAAGCTATTTAGGATTTGGTGAATATGAATTACGCTTACCTTTAATTACACTAGATGAAGCAGATACTAAAGTACTTCGAGACGCATACGACACATATAAAGCGGGTGAAAATGAATGA